A genome region from Populus alba chromosome 5, ASM523922v2, whole genome shotgun sequence includes the following:
- the LOC118061740 gene encoding aspartyl protease family protein 2 translates to MLSRSFIVLFLFLLLSGAFEAIAGIHDHRKNVKSNISTLAGIELPDHMSFNAVSSSTTNTGCDLDTSKKGKQSQTIVSQEDFDLLEDDDDDDEGGEEEKEAKQTVKLHLKHRSKDRKSEGKESFVESTNRDLARIQTLHTRIIEKKNQNDISRLKKDKERPEKQIKTVVAPAASPESHGTGLSGQLMATLESGVSLGSGEYFMDVFIGTPPKHYSLILDTGSDLNWIQCVPCHDCFEQNGPYYDPKESSSFRNIGCHDPRCHLVSSPDPPQPCKAENQTCPYFYWYGDSSNTTGDFALETFTVNLTSPTGKSEFKRVENVMFGCGHWNRGLFHGASGLLGLGRGPLSFSSQLQSLYGHSFSYCLVDRNSDTNVSSKLIFGEDKELLNHPELNFTTLVGGKENPVDTFYYVQIKSIVVGGEVLNIPEGTWNMTSDGVRGTIVDSGTTLSYFAEPAYQIIKDAFVKKVKGYAIVQDFPILDPCYNVSGVEKIELPDFGILFADGAVWNFPVENYFIRLDPEEVVCLAILGTPRSALSIIGNYQQQNFHVLYDTKKSRLGYAPMNCADV, encoded by the coding sequence ATGTTGTCCAGGtcttttattgttctttttctttttttactcctCTCTGGTGCTTTTGAAGCTATCGCCGGAATCCATGACCATAGAAAGAATGTTAAATCCAACATCTCTACTCTTGCCGGCATCGAATTGCCTGATCATATGAGCTTCAATGCAGTTTCTTCTTCAACAACAAACACAGGTTGTGACCTGGATACTTCAAAGAAAGGCAAACAATCACAGACAATAGTCTCGCAAGAAGATTTTGATCTTCTTGaagatgacgacgacgacgatgaaGGAGGGGAAGAGGAAAAGGAGGCTAAACAGACGGTCAAACTCCACTTGAAGCACAGGTCAAAGGATAGAAAATCTGAGGGCAAAGAATCTTTCGTGGAATCCACAAACCGGGACTTGGCTAGAATTCAGACTCTCCACACAAGGATCATTGAGAAGAAGAATCAAAATGACATTTCCAGGCTCAAGAAAGATAAGGAGCGGCCGGAAAAGCAAATCAAGACGGTGGTTGCCCCGGCAGCATCGCCTGAATCTCATGGAACTGGGCTTTCCGGGCAGCTCATGGCGACTTTGGAGTCAGGGGTGAGTCTTGGCTCTGGAGAGTATTTCATGGATGTGTTTATCGGTACCCCTCCTAAACActactctttgattcttgataCTGGTAGTGACCTTAATTGGATTCAATGCGTTCCTTGTCATGATTGTTTTGAGCAAAATGGACCTTATTATGATCCTAAGGAGTCTAGTTCCTTTAGGAATATAGGTTGCCATGATCCTCGGTGTCATTTGGTTTCTTCTCCCGATCCTCCTCAGCCTTGCAAGGCTGAAAATCAGACATGCCCTTATTTCTATTGGTACGGTGATAGCTCTAATACAACCGGTGATTTTGCACTTGAAACATTCACGGTTAATCTCACATCGCCTACCGGGAAGTCAGAATTTAAGAGAGTGGAGAATGTTATGTTTGGTTGTGGTCATTGGAATAGAGGCTTGTTCCATGGGGCCTCAGGATTGTTAGGTCTTGGGAGAGGGCCTCTTTCATTTTCCTCCCAGCTTCAGTCTCTGTATGGTCACTCGTTTTCGTATTGCTTGGTTGACAGAAATAGTGACACTAATGTTAGCAGCAAGTTGATTTTTGGCGAGGATAAGGAGCTCTTGAATCACCCAGAATTGAATTTTACTACATTGGTTGGGGGCAAAGAAAATCCAGTAGACACATTTTATTACGTTCAAATAAAATCGATCGTGGTCGGAGGAGAAGTGCTGAACATCCCAGAGGGCACTTGGAATATGACCTCGGATGGTGTTCGGGGTACAATTGTGGATTCCGGCACCACACTTAGTTATTTCGCAGAACCAGCCTATCAGATTATAAAGGATGCATTTGTTAAGAAGGTGAAGGGCTATGCAATTGTACAAGATTTTCCAATTTTGGATCCTTGCTACAATGTCTCTGGTGTTGAGAAGATAGAGTTGCCCGATTTCGGCATTCTGTTTGCTGATGGAGCAGTCTGGAATTTCCCCGTCGAGAACTACTTCATCCGGCTAGATCCGGAGGAAGTTGTTTGCCTGGCAATTTTGGGCACTCCTCGATCCGCTCTTTCAATAATTGGCAACTATCAGCAGCAAAATTTCCACGTTTTGTATGACACCAAGAAGTCTAGGCTGGGGTATGCACCAATGAACTGTGCAGATGTCTGA